A single region of the Glycine max cultivar Williams 82 chromosome 20, Glycine_max_v4.0, whole genome shotgun sequence genome encodes:
- the LOC100793237 gene encoding integrin-linked protein kinase 1: MSSGSSSSHSSEKEKEKQRVSRTSLILWHAHQNDAAAVRKLLQEDPSLVKARDYDNRTPLHVASLHGWIDVATCLIEFGADVNAQDRWKNTPLADAEGAKKSNVIELLQSHGGLSFGQNGSHFEPKPVAPPLPNKCDWEVEPTELDFSNSVRIGKGSFGEILKAHWRGTPVAVKRILPSLSEDRLVIQDFRHEVNLLVKLRHPNIVQFLGAVTDRKPLMLITEYLRGGDLHQYLKEKGALSPATAISFSMDIVRGMAYLHNEPNVIIHRDLKPRNVLLVNSSADHLKVGDFGLSKLITVQSSHDVYKMTGETGSYRYMAPEVFKHRRYDKKVDVYSFAMILYEMLEGEPPFASREPYEGAKYAAEGHRPHFRAKGYTPELQELTEQCWAHDMSQRPSFIEILKRLEKIKENLPTEHHWHLFTS; the protein is encoded by the exons ATGAGTTCGGGTAGTAGCAGCAGCCACAGCAgtgagaaggagaaggagaagcaGAGAGTGAGTCGCACGTCGCTGATACTCTGGCACGCGCACCAAAACGACGCCGCAGCTGTGCGGAAGCTCCTCCAGGAGGATCCCTCGCTCGTCAAGGCCAGAGACTACGACAACCGCACGCCGCTCCACGTGGCGTCGCTCCACGGCTGGATCGACGTCGCCACCTGTCTCATCGAGTTCGGCGCCGACGTCAACGCGCAAGATCGCTGGAAAAACACC CCTCTGGCGGATGCGGAGGGAGCTAAGAAGAGTAATGTGATCGAGCTTTTGCAATCGCATGGTGGCTTGTCTTTT GGGCAAAATGGAAGCCATTTCGAGCCGAAGCCGGTGGCGCCGCCGTTGCCAAACAAGTGTGATTGGGAAGTCGAGCCGACCGAGCTTGACTTCTCCAACTCGGTGCGAATCGGGAAG GGGTCTTTTGGTGAGATTTTAAAAGCCCATTGGCGTGGAACACCAGTTGCTGTTAAACGTATTCTTCCATCTCTTTCCGAAGATAGATTGGTGAT TCAGGACTTCAGGCATGAGGTTAATTTGTTGGTGAAGCTTCGGCACCCCAATATTGTTCAGTTTCTTGGAGCTGTTACTGACAGGAAACCCCTTATGCTAATTACTGAGTATCTAAGAGGG GGTGATCTTCATCAGTACCTCAAAGAAAAAGGCGCGCTTAGTCCTGCAACTGCTATCAGCTTTTCCATGGATATTGTCAG aggaatgGCCTATCTTCACAATGAACCAAATGTTATAATTCATCGAGACTTAAAGCCAAG GAATGTTCTTTTAGTCAATTCTAGTGCCGACCATTTAAAAGTTGGAGATTTTGGATTGAGTAAGCTTATCACGGTCCAGAGTTCTCATGATGTATACAAGATGACTGGTGAAACTGGGAGCT accgcTACATGGCTCCTGAAGTTTTCAAACATCGGAGATATGATAAGAAGGTTGATGTGTACTCCTTTGCAATGATTTTATATGAG ATGCTTGAAGGTGAACCACCTTTTGCAAGTCGTGAACCTTATGAAGGAGCAAAATACGCTGCAGAGGGACACAGGCCTCATTTTCGGGCAAAGGGTTATACCCCTGAATTGCAAGA GTTAACAGAGCAGTGTTGGGCTCATGACATGAGTCAGAGACCATCCTTCATAGAGATCCTTAAACGGCTTGAAAAGATCAAGGAGAATTTACCTACAGAGCATCACTGGCACTTGTTTACCTCATAA